A window from Engraulis encrasicolus isolate BLACKSEA-1 chromosome 11, IST_EnEncr_1.0, whole genome shotgun sequence encodes these proteins:
- the LOC134457736 gene encoding uncharacterized protein LOC134457736, which yields MLVQVELQGKVKWVRVPTNDDRFDYRRFIEEISAKFNLPNGSEVDLKDSSGVDVEEDIFDELLGSATVSFKAFVKNSVDNEVFETSFWSEEGTSFSPGSTSSSIESGNTSISTASTVLTESTKAQRRQLIEGPPDSKVAKDLVYVALHHKRGGEEVIKEYNRTNGLTDQSRRKLVNILVADMIESHGRVPPVNVRITYALGIVTLFPNLKDKASPTGYEPYYDPRSGQGYLAYRLKTVQRTTSSDFKKRSKPGQQGGPKSLRETSSSEQLLGEECNEAMSMMKHTTDQATVKGKMKATFKHRQELLHDPAQSSLILDHFPRFLDTPGLIDQDFTLLFGENVSGKFVSKWPTFYKPRIITVCKGLRPGPHLDDLLSAQEASNDGWDGDLAAILLLLHLLPPTAKGKEHGKMSAADAVAHVMNFMKVGTSMTTYLQDVAATQPFLLCVGENKSKIQKYYIVLDQKALPCMAHTAVAAFDELFKSHFVFAVAYDDALFNFYTFLQTTVYGIDVATAKESPRVKEIRARIDST from the exons ATGCTCGTCCAGGTGGAGTTGCAGGGTAAAGTGAAGTGGGTACGTGTCCCCACCAATGATGACCGCTTCGACTACAGGAGATTCATTGAAGAGA TTTCAGCTAAATTCAACTTGCCAAATGGATCTGAGGTGGACCTGAAGGACTCCTCAGgagtggatgtggaggaggataTCTTTGATGAGCTACTGGGATCAGCCACTGTGTCTTTCAAGGCATTTGTGAAGAACTCCG TGGATAATGAGGTATTTGAAACCTCTTTCTGGTCGGAGGAGGGGACATCATTTTCTCCTGGGTCTACATCGTCTTCAATTGAGTCTGGAAATACCTCCATAAGTACAGCCTCCACAGTGCTTACAGAGAGCACCAAAGCACAGAGAAGGCAACTGATTGAGGGACCACCCGacagcaaagtagctaaagaT TTGGTGTATGTAGCTTTGCATCATAAGCGTGGGGGTGAAGAGGTCATCAAAGAGTACAACCGGACTAATGGCCTGACTGATCAATCAAGAAGAAAACTGGTCAATATCTTGGTCGCAGATATGATCGAGAGTCACGG GAGGGTACCACCAGTTAATGTCCGCATCACCTACGCGCTTGGAATTGTGACCCTTTTCCCCAATCTGAAGGATAAAGCTTCACCAACTGGCTAT GAGCCTTACTACGATCCTCGCAGTGGGCAGGGTTACCTGGCCTACAGATTGAAAACTGTTCAACGCACTACTTCAAGCGACTTCAAGAAGAGGTCCAAGCCTGGTCAACAAGGAGGCCCGAAGAGCCTGCGTGAGACTTCATCATCTGAGCAGCTGTTGGGGGAGGAGTGTAATGAAGCAATGTCCATGATGAAGCATACAACGGACCAAGCAACGGTGAAGGGGAAAATGAAGGCAACATTCAAACATCGACAAGAGTTGCTGCATGATCCAGCTCAATCCTCACTCATCTTAGATCACTTCCCACGCTTCTTAGATACCCCAGGCTTG atTGACCAAGACTTCACACTGCTGTTTGGGGAAAATGTATCTGGCAAGTTCGTTTCCAAATGGCCAACATTCTACAAGCCCCGGATCATCACTGTCTGCAAAGGCCTTCGCCCTGGTCCTCATCTGGATGATCTTCTTTCTGCTCAGGAGGCCTCCAATGATG GGTGGGATGGTGACCTGGCAGCCATACTCTTGCTCCTTCATCTCTTGCCTCCAACCGCCAAAGGAAAAGAGCATGGTAAAATGAGTGCCGCAGACGCTGTTGCCCATGTCATGAATTTCATGAAG GTGGGGACAAGCATGACGACCTACCTTCAGGATGTTGCAGCTACCCAGCCCTTCCTGCTCTGCGTTGGAGAAAACAAGTCCAAAATTCAGAAGTATTACATTGTGCTCGACCAGAAGGCCTTGCCATGCATGGCACACACTGCTGTGGCTGCCTTTGATGAACTGTTCAAATCCCACTTCGTGTTTGCAGTGGCCTACGACGACGCATTGTTCAACTTCTACACATTCCTGCAAACAACCGTCTACGGCATTGATGTAGCAACGGCAAAGGAGAGTCCAAGGGTGAAGGAAATACGAGCAAGAATCGACAGCACTTAG